The following coding sequences are from one Plasmodium knowlesi strain H genome assembly, chromosome: 9 window:
- a CDS encoding pyruvate dehydrogenase E1 component subunit alpha, putative, with protein sequence MRIQICFFLLALILRGEDIRAVHMQRKSNFLFLNYSSAKNGASACSVIFDAKKVGVHHRAMKADVVGSKKVDEPMVKHFQLDERTPSVGSNKMKQNNVDVERTKEYLLPKWDNEANYNIYLPDNNMEDYLSDVKISKDEITMLYEDMHLGRMFENLVAKLYYSKRINGFVHLYNGQEAISSGIIKNLRASDFVTSTYRDHVHAISKNVPPKEVLNELYGNYYGSTNRGKGGSMHIYSKRENFIGGFGFIGEQIPIAVGLAYSILYKREFPLEGEIHPSGGAVSPKGNLLSPSEDSNVVVCFLGDGTANIGQFFESLNLAATYNLPIIFVIENNNWAIGMEGSRSSTDDLQNNYSKGKAFKIDTYKVDGNDVIGLYKLAKKKINQMRRRECGPVLIEAITYRAKGHSLADPDELRIQEEKASWKKRDPIIHLANYMKEKNIVDESFFEEIKKKTKHILTEAEMDANDNQKKSQTVNITQLLRENIYAPSERVPFQEDYNKYAKYDHLVDSELGEYYEALCKEMDRKLNNRKPDPSEHFASKDLPLVID encoded by the coding sequence ATGAGGATTCAAATAtgctttttcctcttggCACTTATCCTGAGGGGGGAGGACATCCGAGCTGTACACATGCAGAGGAAGTCCAACTTCTTGTTTCTGAATTACTCATCCGCAAAGAATGGTGCCAGCGCTTGCAGTGTGATTTTCGACGCGAAGAAAGTTGGCGTACATCACCGGGCGATGAAGGCCGATGTCGTGGGGTCAAAGAAGGTGGACGAGCCAATGGTGAAGCATTTTCAACTCGATGAGAGAACCCCTAGTGTAGGATccaacaaaatgaagcaaaacaaTGTGGACGTTGAAAGAACTAAGGAATACCTCCTCCCCAAGTGGGACAACGAAGCCAACTACAACATTTATTTGCCAGACAACAATATGGAGGATTATCTCTCAGATGTGAAAATAAGCAAAGATGAAATAACCATGCTCTATGAAGACATGCATCTAGGAAGGATGTTCGAAAATTTAGTTGCAAAATTATATTACAGTAAAAGGATAAATGGGTTCGTGCATCTATACAATGGACAAGAAGCCATCAGCTCAggaattattaaaaatttaagaGCATCTGATTTTGTCACGAGCACATACAGAGATCATGTGCATGCCATTAGCAAAAATGTGCCTCCAAAAGAGGTGCTTAATGAGTTGTATGGAAATTATTATGGTAGTACCAACAGAGGCAAAGGTGGGTCCATGCATATTTACAGTAAGCGTGAAAACTTCATTGGGGGGTTTGGCTTCATCGGCGAACAAATCCCCATCGCCGTCGGTTTGGCTTACAGCATTTTGTACAAGCGGGAATTCCCCCTGGAGGGGGAGATACATCCCTCTGGGGGTGCAGTTTCTCCAAAGGGAAATCTTCTTTCACCCAGTGAAGATAGTAACGTGGTGGTATGTTTCTTGGGAGATGGCACGGCAAACATTGGACAGTTTTTCGAATCACTAAACCTGGCGGCCACGTATAACCTTCCAATAATTTTTGTCATCGAAAACAATAACTGGGCAATAGGAATGGAGGGATCGAGGAGCTCCACAGATGATCTCCAAAACAATTACTCTAAAGGAAAGGCATTCAAAATAGACACATACAAAGTAGATGGAAACGATGTAATAGGGTTGTAcaaattagcaaaaaaaaaaataaatcaaatgAGAAGGAGAGAATGTGGACCTGTTCTCATAGAAGCAATCACCTACCGTGCGAAAGGACACTCACTTGCAGATCCAGATGAACTTCGAatacaagaagaaaaggcgtcctggaaaaaaagagatccAATTATACATTTGGCTAACtacatgaaagaaaaaaatatcgttGATGAATCATTCTttgaggaaattaaaaaaaaaacgaaacatATTCTGACGGAAGCTGAAATGGACGCAAACGACAATCAGAAGAAGAGCCAAACCGTTAACATCACTCAACTGTTAAGGGAAAATATTTACGCTCCTTCGGAGAGGGTACCCTTCCAGGAGGATTACAACAAGTATGCGAAATATGACCATCTCGTTGATTCGGAACTAGGCGAGTACTACGAGGCACTTTGCAAAGAGATGGACAGAAAGCTGAACAACAGGAAGCCAGATCCCTCTGAACACTTTGCAAGTAAGGATCTCCCCTTGGTCATCGATTAA
- a CDS encoding ethanolamine kinase, putative: protein MEEQKKRRVEEGMKVNSGVESTSPFSMKRKSSTGSVNSQITETRNKQGVYPITENNLIIQEGEDRCTKAKEILKKYVSNIFENERTLYIYCKYVMLHYGKDLVDVNQVDSLDFQIINGGITNILVKVKDTSKQNQYLIRLYGPKTDVIINREREKKISCILYDKNIAKKIYVFFANGRIEEFMDGYALSREEIKSPNFQKLIAKNLKLLHDINLNDNFYKELQVTQNVPGTRPSFLWNTIWKYFNLLNEERKKKCCFDSKANILKLIDFDILRESIIEVEKLCKSENSPIVLCHCDLLSSNIINTVGVAVEGVDAVKTVGSSTDPNTENNDGAATSTKDGANISFIDFEYSCPMERAYDIANHFNEYAGFNCDWDLTPSKEEEYYFIKHYLDTDDEELINKLIQEIQPFYICSHINWGLWSLLQGMHSSIDFDFMNYGMTRLTASCLPIFRSKVSKKKGEAKNQHMDHPTWP, encoded by the coding sequence ATGGAAGAGCAGAAGAAGAGGCGCGTAGAGGAGGGGATGAAGGTGAACAGCGGGGTGGAGAGCACCTCCCCCTTCTccatgaaaaggaaaagtagcaCAGGGTCAGTGAATTCGCAAATCACAGAGACGAGAAATAAACAAGGGGTATACCCAATAACAGAAAATAATCTAATCAtacaagaaggagaagacaGATGCACCAAGGCAAAGGAGATATTAAAAAAGTACGTTAgtaatatttttgaaaatgaaagaaccTTATATATTTACTGCAAGTACGTCATGCTGCACTATGGAAAGGATCTGGTAGATGTAAACCAAGTGGATTCTTTAGATTTCCAGATAATCAACGGTGGAATCACAAACATTTTAGTAAAAGTGAAAGACACATCGAAACAAAATCAGTACCTCATAAGATTGTACGGACCAAAAACCGATGTAATTATAAatagagaaagagaaaaaaaaatttcttgcATTTtgtatgataaaaatatagcTAAGAagatatatgtttttttcgcaaacggGAGAATTGAAGAATTCATGGATGGCTATGCCTTATCCAGGGAGGAGATAAAGAGCCCGAATTTTCAAAAACttattgcaaaaaatttgaaacTCCTACATGATATCAATTTGAatgacaatttttacaaGGAACTGCAAGTAACACAAAATGTTCCTGGTACAAGACCATCGTTCTTGTGGAACACCATctggaaatattttaatttgctGAATGAGgaacggaagaaaaagtgttgTTTCGATTCTAAGGCTAATATTTTAAAACTTATCGACTTTGACATACTGCGGGAGAGCATAATTGAGGTGGAGAAGTTGTGCAAAAGTGAAAACTCACCTATCGTACTTTGTCACTGTGATTTACTCTCCTCCAACATTATCAACACTGTGGGTGTCGCTGTAGAAGGTGTAGACGCGGTGAAAACGGTTGGCTCGAGTACTGATCCTAATACCGAGAATAATGATGGAGCGGCCACCTCCACCAAAGACGGGGCAAATATCTCCTTTATCGATTTTGAGTACTCTTGTCCTATGGAGCGTGCCTATGACATAGCCAACCATTTTAATGAATACGCTGGGTTCAACTGCGATTGGGATTTAACTCCgtcaaaagaagaagaatattattttataaaacATTACTTGGACACTGATGATGAGGAATTAATTAATAAACTCATCCAGGAAATACAACCATTTTACATCTGCTCGCACATCAACTGGGGTTTGTGGTCCCTCCTGCAGGGAATGCATTCGTCCATTGACTTTGACTTTATGAACTATGGCATGACTCGCCTCACTGCGTCTTGTCTACCCATTTTTAGATCCAAGgtatccaaaaaaaaaggcgaagcAAAGAACCAACATATGGATCATCCAACTTGGCCGTAA
- a CDS encoding GrpE protein homolog, mitochondrial, putative: MKYAHFFLRRGVSCRSPLNTCAIQRATFRRYYFANVSPNEICGKVVQGRLFTSKAGMSDGGASRGMEEQNGSNGNDGIEGNGKNEGNRKNEGNGEKDQDGQNSQSNQQSKGAEGTEESKEQMKEINYEKLSKADLINEIRKTKRDIEEKMVDNKILKEKYLSVLAENENIRHRYVKEIENSKLYCISNFAKSLLDVADNLSLAIKNINEESLKQNEEISNIYKGIQMTETILHNIFNKYGIDKYDPINEKFNPLFHEALFEINDSTKEKGTVATVVQQGYKIKDRILRAAKVGVVKN; this comes from the exons ATGAagtatgcacatttttttttgaggcgGGGGGTAAGTTGTAGGTCCCCTTTGAATACTTGCGCGATACAGAGAGCGACATTTAGAAGGTACTACTTCGCCAACGTATCCCCAAATGAGATTTGCGGGAAGGTGGTGCAGGGGCGCCTTTTCACCAGCAAGGCGGGCATGTCTGACGGTGGCGCCAGCAGGGGcatggaagaacaaaatggaagcaaCGGAAATGACGGAATTGAGGGAAACGGGAAGAATGAGGGAAACAGGAAGAATGAgggaaatggagaaaaagatcAAGACGGCCAAAACAGTCAGTCAAATCAACAGAGCAAAGGCGCGGAGGGGACAGAAGAGAGCAAAGaacaaatgaaggaaattaaTTACGAAAAATTGAGCAAGGCAGATTTAATTAACGAAAttagaaaaacaaaaagagacatagaagagaaaatggtggacaataaaatattaaaggaaaagtatTTGTCCGTATTggcagaaaatgaaaacataaGACACAGATATGTGAAGGAAATCGAAAATAGCAAGCTCTACTGCATTagcaattttgcaaaatccCTGCTGGACGTTGCGGATAATTTGTCCCTAGCTATTAAAAACATCAACGAAGAATCTCTCAAgcagaatgaagaaataagCAACATATACAAAGGCATACAAATGACGGAGACTATActacataatatttttaataaatacgGAATTGATAAATATGATCCGATTAATGAGAAATTCAACCCCCTCTTCCACGAGGCGCTCTTCGAAATTAATGATAGCACCAAAGAGAAAGGAACTGTCGCGACAGTTGTGCAACAGGGCTATAAGATAAAGGATCGCATCTTGAG AGCTGCCAAGGTCGGAGTTGTTAAGAATTGA
- a CDS encoding ribosome biogenesis regulatory protein, putative — protein sequence MSIEFCSQHLLAYDNSIIPSENDIKSRAQENLKYIVQCMEALKSGKDDFGDPSYQMTKINHFNIPRYSKIPKEKKNTKWENFAKKKMMKKNKSGLIYDKNTKGWVRRFQKKQIKINEENASFVHEYKPSDNIYEDPFERMEEEKEIKKMKQKMREMKNKFQQEGISTEDIKYIARQKKKRDNLIDNLKTAQISSSTFGRQDKKLKKEKKMKVKNNAIMKQKCEKRLVKDEIKQNNKLASIVLKSL from the exons atgagTATAGAATTTTGTTCGCAGCACCTGTTGGCCTATGACAACTCTATAATCCCCTCGGAAAATGA CATAAAATCCAGGGCGCAAGAAAACCTGAAGTACATTGTCCAGTGTATGGAGGCCCTCAAGAGCGGAAAAGACGACTTTGGAGATCCCTCGTACCAGATGACTAAAATAAACCACTTCAACATACCTAGGTACTCCAAAATCcctaaagagaaaaaaaatacaaaatgggaaaactttgcgaaaaaaaaaatgatgaaaaagaataaaagtggATTGATTTACGACAAAAATACCAAAGGGTGGGTCAGACGATTCcagaaaaagcaaataaaaataaatgaagaaaatgcaaGCTTCGTTCATGAATACAAACCCAGTGACAACATATATGAAGATCCTTTTGAGAGAATggaagaggagaaggaaattaaaaaaatgaaacaaaaaatgagggaaatgaaaaataaatttcagcAGGAGGGTATATCCACGGAGGACATCAAGTACATTGCTCgtcagaagaagaagagggatAATCTCATAGACAATTTAAAAAC GGCCCAAATTTCCTCCTCTACGTTTGGGCGACAAGacaagaaattgaaaaaggaaaaaaaaatgaaagtgaAGAATAATGCCATAATGAAGCAGAAGTGCGAAAAGCGCTTAGTCAAGGACGAAATTAAGCAAAATAATAAGCTGGCCTCCATTGTTTTGAAATCCCTTTAA